ataataataaaggttattttattttattttattttatttttttttatttttttttcacaaaagataaaatatatatatatatatacatatatattatatacattttaacATTTACTTCCCTTTATTCTGTGTACATCGATAAAGTAAAAGTACATTTGAAAAGTGACTTTTATAAGAATGGGCGAAAATAAGTTTGACGGTTTGTctttttttgaaaataatgaatttCAGAATATGAATTTTATAAGGGGTTCTATGGATAATAACCGtaatgaagaagaaaaaggGTTAATACAGAAAGCTATAGATTTATCCAAAAAAGGGGCAGAAACATTACAAAAAGGTTTAAAAGAAACAttaggaaaaaataatatgaatgatgGAGCTTCTATGGTATCTAATTCAACAACAGCTGAAAGTGGTTCAATGTTTTCAAATTTTcctttatttaataataataatcagAATAGAGAAAATGAAACGAGTTCATTTTTTGCTTTTACAACTTTAGTATCATATAAGAACTTTccattattttgtattttatttggAATCAGTGTGTTATTTATGATCCtatcattttttacattACCTATGATAGTAATAACACCTAGACAATTTGGTTTTTTCTTTACTGTATCTTCAATATGCTTTGTTTCATCTTTAGCCTTCTTAAAGGGTTTTTCAAATTTATACCATCATTTAATGGAAAAGCAACGGTAACAAGGGCcggaaaaaataaaaccaaagcataataaatataaataaataaataaatatatatatatatatatatatatttatttattttattttattttatttaattttttttatcccTTTACAGCCTCCCTTTTACAACGGCCTACATTTTATCATTAGTATCAACCTTATATTTTACTCTTATTAATCCCTTATATTTATTGGTATGAAATTATCATTCTATGGATATGTTCacatatattacatatatatatatatatatatatatatatatatatatatttatatttatatgtattcaaaatatatatgattttttttttttttttatataggCATTAATTACATCAGTTATTCAAATGTTAGCCCTTATATCATTTCTTGTTTCCTACATACCAGGcatgaaaaaataaattttatgtatatataaataaatatatatatatatatatatatatatattatatacatttaacgttgaaatatattttcaatttttttttttttcatagGTGGAGCAGGAGCCATCAAAATGCTTATTAATGCTATTTATTCTTATgttaaaaatttatttagAAGAAGCAATACTTCAGATTTACCCTTttaatgtaaaaaatatgaaaacatatataatctttgatattttttattaaaggcataaaaaaaaaaaaaaaaaaaaaaatgtgctaagtataataaaatatatatatttatttccatataaagaaataatatataattgtaaattttatttttaacaaatccaatatatgaaatttcgtttccttttt
The genomic region above belongs to Plasmodium reichenowi strain SY57 chromosome 13, whole genome shotgun sequence and contains:
- a CDS encoding protein transport protein SFT2, putative, whose protein sequence is MGENKFDGLSFFENNEFQNMNFIRGSMDNNRNEEEKGLIQKAIDLSKKGAETLQKGLKETLGKNNMNDGASMVSNSTTAESGSMFSNFPLFNNNNQNRENETSSFFAFTTLVSYKNFPLFCILFGISVLFMILSFFTLPMIVITPRQFGFFFTVSSICFVSSLAFLKGFSNLYHHLMEKQRLPFTTAYILSLVSTLYFTLINPLYLLALITSVIQMLALISFLVEQEPSKCLLMLFILMLKIYLEEAILQIYPFNVKNMKTYIIFDIFY